Proteins encoded within one genomic window of Actinomycetota bacterium:
- the mnmA gene encoding tRNA 2-thiouridine(34) synthase MnmA: MKVLTAMSGGVDSSVAAARMVDAGHEVTGVHLALSKSASVPGSRGCCTLDDARDARRVSDRLDIPFYVWDLSEQFAIDVMENFLDEYQHGNTPNPCLRCNERIKFLALLDRALALDFDAVATGHYALVTDGPHGKELHRAVDPEKDQSYVLGVLESWQLEHSLFPLGGDFKEQIRAEAEGRGLLTARKPDSHDICFIPDGDTGAFLRRKLGDQPGEIIDLTSGEVVAEHEGAFGFTIGQRRGLDLRVPAADGKPRYVVDIDIQTRKVFVGPPTLLDIDQISAVRPTWTNESLGGTPTACTAQVRAHGEPVDAIAQLVEDVLVVDLHQTIRGLATGQAVVLYDGTRVIGSATVERTRRVVIS, translated from the coding sequence ATGAAAGTCCTGACCGCCATGTCTGGGGGAGTCGACTCCTCTGTAGCAGCAGCGCGGATGGTTGATGCTGGACACGAGGTCACAGGCGTTCATCTTGCGCTTTCGAAATCCGCGAGTGTGCCTGGTTCGAGAGGTTGTTGCACTCTTGATGACGCTCGAGATGCTCGGCGAGTTTCCGATCGTCTGGACATTCCCTTCTATGTATGGGATCTCTCGGAGCAGTTCGCCATCGATGTGATGGAGAACTTTCTCGACGAATACCAACACGGCAATACGCCGAACCCATGCCTTCGATGCAATGAGCGCATCAAGTTTCTTGCACTTCTGGATCGTGCTCTTGCGCTCGACTTCGACGCTGTGGCAACTGGGCACTACGCACTTGTGACTGATGGCCCGCACGGGAAGGAGCTTCATCGCGCGGTCGATCCCGAAAAGGATCAGTCCTACGTTCTTGGAGTGCTGGAAAGCTGGCAGCTCGAACACTCGCTATTCCCGCTGGGGGGGGATTTCAAGGAACAGATTCGCGCCGAGGCCGAGGGGCGCGGATTGCTGACAGCGCGCAAGCCGGACAGCCACGACATCTGCTTCATCCCCGATGGCGACACTGGTGCATTCCTACGCCGCAAATTGGGCGATCAGCCGGGCGAGATTATTGATCTAACATCCGGCGAGGTCGTGGCCGAGCACGAAGGCGCCTTTGGCTTCACGATTGGGCAGCGGCGCGGTCTTGACCTTCGAGTTCCCGCAGCAGACGGCAAACCGAGATATGTCGTCGACATCGATATCCAAACGCGCAAGGTGTTCGTTGGTCCCCCGACTCTGCTTGATATTGACCAGATTTCGGCAGTACGACCCACCTGGACCAACGAATCATTGGGCGGCACGCCGACGGCCTGCACTGCGCAAGTGCGCGCTCATGGCGAGCCGGTGGATGCAATTGCTCAACTCGTTGAAGACGTACTCGTAGTAGATCTGCATCAGACGATTCGTGGTCTGGCTACCGGTCAGGCAGTAGTGCTCTACGACGGAACTCGGGTGATTGGCTCTGCCACAGTGGAGCGAACTCGCCGAGTCGTCATCAGTTGA
- a CDS encoding cysteine desulfurase family protein: protein MTDRSYLDHAATTRMLPAARLRWLEVSELVGNPSSLHDSGRRVRRIVEEARESIAADLYTRPSAVIFTSGGTEADNLAVKGLFWTGESAGNTGVIASAIEHHAVLDPVNWLAEHEAARVVWAPVDGVGRVVLAPMEQALAEGGIAVCTVMWANNEVGTVQPVHELADMCRSYGVPFHTDAVQVLGQLHMDLSELGATAVTISGHKVGGPFGVGALILDPDVKPTPVLHGGGHEREIRSGTLDAAAISAFAVAVHDSVMNQVNFAARVRVLRNDLVLRVLEAVPSARLNGDPDLLGNDRLPANAHFTFDGCEGDALLLLLDAAGVDCSTGSACTAGIPEPSHVLLAMGAEAQASRGSLRFSLGRETNTSDIDRLLAALPGAVERATRAGAVRSRA, encoded by the coding sequence GTGACTGACCGCAGCTATCTGGATCACGCTGCCACAACCCGGATGCTTCCCGCAGCTCGGCTGCGATGGCTAGAAGTCAGCGAACTGGTTGGCAACCCTTCTTCCTTGCATGATTCGGGCCGTCGTGTACGTCGAATCGTTGAAGAGGCGCGCGAGAGCATTGCTGCGGACCTGTACACGCGACCAAGCGCTGTGATCTTCACAAGTGGTGGCACCGAGGCCGACAACCTGGCAGTCAAAGGCCTGTTTTGGACCGGCGAATCCGCAGGTAATACCGGCGTCATTGCCTCTGCTATTGAGCATCACGCAGTCCTTGATCCAGTCAATTGGCTTGCCGAGCACGAGGCCGCGCGCGTCGTTTGGGCGCCAGTGGATGGTGTCGGACGAGTGGTACTAGCGCCTATGGAACAGGCGCTTGCAGAAGGCGGCATCGCGGTGTGCACAGTGATGTGGGCGAACAACGAGGTTGGCACTGTGCAGCCGGTGCATGAACTCGCCGACATGTGCAGGTCCTACGGCGTGCCCTTCCACACCGATGCGGTGCAAGTGCTCGGGCAACTGCACATGGATCTCAGCGAACTCGGTGCAACGGCGGTAACGATCAGCGGGCACAAGGTCGGCGGACCCTTTGGTGTGGGTGCGCTGATCCTGGATCCAGATGTCAAGCCGACACCTGTCCTGCATGGCGGTGGCCACGAGCGCGAAATCCGTTCGGGCACCTTGGACGCGGCTGCAATCTCTGCCTTCGCTGTCGCCGTGCACGACAGCGTGATGAATCAAGTGAACTTTGCTGCCCGAGTCCGTGTGCTGCGCAATGATTTGGTGTTGCGGGTGCTCGAGGCAGTTCCTAGCGCTCGCCTCAACGGTGACCCAGATCTACTCGGCAATGATCGGCTGCCTGCCAATGCACACTTCACTTTTGATGGCTGCGAAGGCGATGCCCTGTTGTTGTTGCTCGATGCAGCTGGAGTGGATTGCTCGACTGGTTCAGCCTGCACGGCAGGCATTCCCGAACCCAGCCACGTACTGCTTGCCATGGGTGCCGAGGCGCAGGCTTCCCGTGGTTCACTTCGCTTCAGCCTTGGTCGCGAAACCAACACAAGCGACATTGATCGATTGCTTGCCGCCTTGCCCGGTGCAGTTGAACGCGCAACTCGTGCAGGCGCAGTTCGGAGCCGGGCATGA
- a CDS encoding enoyl-CoA hydratase-related protein, translated as MPEFVNLEVLDAVAVVTLQRPPMNALSVQVQSEIFQVASELALRDDVRAVVLYGGERLFAAGADVKEMAELDYQAMINISVRLQEAFSAVARLPQPSIAAITGFALGGGCELALTCDFRVAAENSRLGQPEMLLGLIPGAGGTQRLPRLIGVAKAKELIFSGRFVDAQEALSIGLVDVVVPTDQVLARAMEWATQLAAGPRIAMQAAKRVIDRGLDVDLETGLEMERQAFSSLFATEDRINGMQSFIENGPGKASFTGR; from the coding sequence ATGCCTGAGTTCGTCAATCTTGAAGTTCTTGATGCAGTGGCTGTCGTCACTCTGCAGCGTCCGCCAATGAATGCCTTGTCAGTGCAGGTGCAGTCAGAGATTTTCCAGGTGGCGAGTGAACTTGCGCTTCGCGATGATGTGCGCGCCGTGGTGCTGTATGGCGGGGAACGGCTATTTGCCGCCGGCGCCGATGTGAAGGAAATGGCTGAACTCGACTACCAGGCGATGATCAACATCTCTGTGCGACTCCAAGAGGCATTCTCTGCGGTAGCTCGCCTTCCTCAGCCCAGCATCGCAGCGATCACCGGCTTCGCCTTGGGAGGCGGCTGCGAATTGGCACTCACCTGTGATTTCCGCGTGGCGGCCGAGAACTCGCGATTGGGTCAACCCGAAATGCTGCTGGGTTTGATCCCAGGTGCCGGAGGCACTCAGCGCCTGCCTCGACTCATCGGTGTAGCGAAGGCCAAAGAGCTGATCTTCTCGGGACGCTTCGTTGATGCACAGGAAGCGCTGTCCATTGGTCTTGTTGATGTTGTCGTGCCAACAGATCAGGTGCTCGCGCGAGCGATGGAGTGGGCAACTCAGCTTGCAGCCGGGCCCCGCATTGCGATGCAGGCGGCCAAGCGTGTGATTGATCGCGGACTCGATGTCGATCTTGAAACTGGACTTGAAATGGAGCGGCAAGCCTTCTCGTCGCTATTTGCCACCGAGGACCGCATCAATGGAATGCAGTCATTCATTGAAAACGGCCCGGGTAAAGCAAGTTTCACTGGTCGCTGA
- the glgX gene encoding glycogen debranching protein GlgX has product MAHTHARPGWDPLGVTPDGNGGVNVALWAEGAELIQLCLFDEAGVESRIDITHKVFNIFHGHVHNVPIGTRYGFRVHGPWDPNIGHRWNPNKLLIDPYARAIEGELALDPSIFGHVGTDDLAFNVADSAEFMPRSIVVDSKFDWGDDKFHHVSWGDTVIYEAHVKGLTKLHPGIPEHQRGTYAGVAHPLVVEHLKSLGVTSIELMPVHQFFNEIHLLETGLTNYWGYNSIGYFAPHALYSSTGTRGEQVNEFKQMVKDLHAAGLEVILDVVYNHTAEGNEMGPTLSFRGIDNDDYYRLRDSGRHYTDYTGTGNTLDISKPHVLQLVMDSLRYWVTEMHVDGFRFDLASALARSMHDVDMLGTFMSTIHQDPVLRRVKLIAEPWDVGPGGYQVGEFPSLWTEWNGKYRDCIRDFWRGATGISEVGWRLTGSADLYASEGRRPFASINFITAHDGFTMNDLVSYETKHNEANLENNRDGTNDNRSRNYGVEGPTEDLAINGVRDRQLRNLFTTLALSTGVPMFTAGDEFGRTQRGNNNAYCQDNEISWIEWQLTKRQADLLAFNQQVMQIRKLHRAFRQRYFFDGRPMTEGGPKDLAWIGPDGHEVPESAWHDADQRTLGMYIAGDLEDRLDGPPVSDDSFLLIMHAGEEELEFTLPGKPYGASYRRILDSAADQSTQSEANESAGGVITMAPLSLVLFRVSD; this is encoded by the coding sequence ATGGCCCACACGCATGCACGTCCCGGTTGGGATCCCTTAGGGGTCACGCCTGATGGCAATGGCGGTGTGAATGTGGCCTTGTGGGCTGAGGGCGCTGAACTGATTCAGTTGTGTCTGTTTGACGAAGCCGGCGTTGAAAGTCGCATCGACATCACGCACAAGGTGTTCAACATCTTTCACGGACACGTCCACAACGTGCCGATAGGAACTCGCTATGGATTTCGAGTCCACGGTCCCTGGGATCCCAATATTGGCCATCGCTGGAATCCGAATAAATTACTGATCGATCCCTATGCGCGCGCGATCGAAGGTGAACTTGCGCTTGACCCATCAATCTTCGGTCACGTTGGCACCGACGATTTGGCATTCAACGTCGCTGACTCCGCTGAATTCATGCCGCGCTCAATCGTGGTCGACAGCAAATTCGATTGGGGCGACGACAAATTTCATCACGTGTCTTGGGGCGATACGGTCATTTATGAGGCTCACGTCAAAGGCCTGACAAAACTGCATCCGGGTATTCCCGAACATCAACGCGGTACCTACGCAGGTGTTGCGCATCCGCTGGTTGTCGAACATCTGAAGTCCCTGGGTGTCACCTCCATTGAACTCATGCCCGTGCATCAGTTCTTCAATGAGATCCATCTGCTTGAGACAGGTCTGACGAATTATTGGGGCTACAACTCGATCGGCTACTTCGCGCCCCATGCTCTGTACTCATCAACTGGCACTCGCGGCGAACAGGTCAATGAGTTCAAGCAGATGGTCAAGGATCTGCACGCAGCGGGGCTCGAGGTGATCCTCGATGTCGTCTACAACCACACGGCCGAGGGCAACGAGATGGGCCCAACCTTGAGCTTTCGAGGCATCGACAACGACGACTACTACCGGCTCCGCGATAGCGGACGTCACTACACCGATTACACCGGCACTGGAAACACCTTGGATATTTCCAAGCCGCATGTACTCCAGCTCGTCATGGATTCACTGCGCTACTGGGTCACTGAAATGCACGTTGACGGATTTCGATTTGATCTCGCCTCGGCACTGGCACGATCGATGCACGATGTCGACATGCTCGGCACCTTCATGTCCACGATCCATCAGGATCCGGTGCTCCGCCGGGTCAAGCTCATCGCTGAACCCTGGGACGTAGGGCCTGGCGGCTATCAAGTCGGCGAGTTTCCCTCACTGTGGACTGAGTGGAATGGCAAGTACCGCGACTGCATCCGCGATTTCTGGCGGGGTGCAACGGGCATCAGCGAAGTTGGCTGGCGCTTGACCGGCTCGGCTGATCTATACGCCTCCGAGGGCCGTCGACCTTTTGCATCGATCAACTTCATCACGGCGCACGATGGCTTCACGATGAACGATCTCGTGAGCTATGAGACCAAGCACAACGAGGCCAATCTCGAGAACAACCGCGACGGCACCAACGACAACCGTTCACGCAACTACGGAGTCGAAGGGCCAACTGAAGATCTGGCGATCAATGGCGTTCGCGATCGACAACTTCGCAACTTATTCACCACCTTGGCTCTGTCAACGGGCGTGCCAATGTTCACCGCAGGCGACGAGTTCGGAAGGACTCAGCGCGGCAACAACAATGCCTACTGTCAAGACAATGAGATCTCCTGGATCGAGTGGCAACTCACCAAGAGGCAAGCCGACCTCTTGGCCTTCAACCAACAGGTCATGCAGATTCGCAAATTGCATCGAGCCTTCCGGCAGCGCTATTTCTTCGACGGTCGGCCGATGACGGAAGGCGGTCCCAAGGATCTGGCGTGGATCGGGCCCGACGGTCATGAGGTGCCGGAGAGCGCTTGGCATGACGCAGATCAAAGAACTCTTGGCATGTACATCGCAGGTGATCTAGAGGATCGACTCGACGGCCCACCGGTCAGCGACGATTCATTTCTGCTGATCATGCATGCGGGCGAAGAGGAACTGGAGTTCACCTTGCCAGGCAAGCCCTATGGCGCGAGCTACCGGCGCATCCTGGATTCAGCGGCCGATCAATCAACGCAGTCCGAGGCAAACGAATCCGCTGGTGGAGTCATCACAATGGCTCCGCTAAGCCTGGTGCTGTTCCGAGTCAGCGACTAA
- the glgP gene encoding alpha-glucan family phosphorylase produces MRAIRRFTVRTVLPQRLAALEDLALNLRWSWDPETRDLFKSIDPALWLAVEEDPVRLLGEVSADRLEELAADDGFVQWINHRSENLSDYLASDRWYQSLGEDSAKGIAYFSPEFGVTAALPQYSGGLGILAGDHLKTASDLGVPIIGLGLFYRAGYFRQSLSRDGWQLERYPVCDPDGSPVILLREADGTPASIEVGLPGGRAIHAHVWIARVGRIPLLMLDSDVEENGQAEREVTDRLYGGGGEHRLLQEILLGIGGVRALRAYCRITGAPEPEVFHTNEGHAGFLGLERIRELVQSEVKLSYDEAFEAVRAGTVFTTHTPVPAGIDRFPRELVARTFGGDNAVAGVPVERILDMGAEDYAGGDPNVFNMAVMGLRIAGRANGVSLLHGQVSRGMFAGLWPEFDIEDVPITSITNGVHAPTWTARQIRDLALGSDRAEMLNDADGWHAIADAPDDRLWAVKRELRQELIKMTRTMLRDSWLARGATDSELKWIDSVMDPDVLTIGFARRVPSYKRLTLMLRDKARLRALLLDEERPIQVVVAGKSHPADEGGKRLIQELVQFADGEDVRHRIVFLPNYDMAMATILYPGCDVWLNNPIRPLEASGTSGMKAALNGALNLSILDGWWDEWFDGQNGWAIPTADGVDDADRRDDLEAAGLYDLMGRAVAPTFYENNESGLPGRWIGMVRHTLRTLGPKVLASRMVSDYVNNLYLPAAHAGRVASANDFEVARELSYWKSRVRAAWPSAQVEHVEIQGIGDIVNLGTEVEIRANIALGDLTPDDVIVQVVHGRVDSNDRIVHPQSPVMTAAESYEGNRWLYTLNLDLDQNGPFGYTVRILPSHRGLASPLEMGLQTMPIVVAEIEVGEPPVQFAG; encoded by the coding sequence GTGAGAGCGATTAGACGATTCACTGTCCGCACAGTCCTTCCGCAGCGTCTGGCTGCCCTAGAGGATCTCGCGCTGAACCTGCGGTGGTCGTGGGATCCAGAGACTCGCGATCTGTTTAAGTCCATCGACCCGGCCTTGTGGCTAGCGGTCGAGGAGGATCCCGTGCGCCTGCTTGGCGAGGTATCGGCAGACCGCCTTGAGGAGTTGGCAGCCGATGACGGCTTCGTGCAGTGGATCAACCACCGCTCAGAGAATCTGAGTGACTATCTGGCAAGTGATCGCTGGTACCAGTCGCTGGGCGAGGACTCAGCCAAGGGCATCGCCTATTTCTCCCCAGAGTTCGGCGTGACCGCGGCGCTGCCGCAATACTCCGGCGGCCTTGGCATTCTGGCTGGCGATCACCTCAAGACCGCGAGCGATTTGGGCGTCCCGATTATTGGTCTGGGCCTGTTCTATCGCGCTGGCTATTTCCGGCAATCCCTTTCGCGCGATGGCTGGCAGTTGGAGCGGTACCCGGTCTGTGATCCCGATGGCAGCCCGGTGATCTTGCTTCGCGAAGCCGATGGCACCCCTGCAAGCATCGAGGTTGGTCTGCCCGGCGGACGAGCGATTCACGCGCATGTCTGGATTGCCCGTGTTGGCCGTATTCCACTGCTGATGCTTGATTCAGACGTGGAAGAAAACGGCCAGGCCGAGCGCGAGGTCACCGATCGTCTCTACGGCGGTGGAGGAGAGCACCGGTTGCTGCAGGAAATACTGCTCGGCATCGGAGGCGTGCGGGCGTTGCGCGCCTACTGCCGCATCACCGGAGCGCCAGAGCCCGAGGTCTTCCATACCAATGAAGGCCATGCTGGTTTCTTGGGTCTGGAGCGCATTCGTGAGCTTGTGCAGTCTGAAGTCAAACTCAGTTACGATGAAGCCTTCGAGGCAGTACGGGCTGGCACGGTCTTCACCACGCACACGCCTGTTCCCGCCGGCATTGACCGCTTTCCACGCGAACTGGTCGCCCGTACTTTCGGTGGCGATAACGCGGTCGCCGGAGTTCCAGTTGAGCGGATCTTGGACATGGGCGCTGAGGATTACGCTGGCGGTGACCCCAACGTCTTCAACATGGCCGTCATGGGCCTTCGCATTGCCGGACGAGCAAACGGGGTGAGCCTGCTGCATGGTCAGGTCTCACGTGGCATGTTCGCTGGGCTGTGGCCAGAGTTCGACATCGAGGACGTACCCATCACCTCGATCACTAATGGCGTTCATGCCCCAACCTGGACTGCCCGTCAGATTCGCGATCTTGCACTTGGCTCGGACCGTGCCGAGATGCTCAACGATGCTGATGGCTGGCATGCGATTGCCGATGCTCCCGATGACCGCCTCTGGGCCGTCAAGCGTGAGTTGCGGCAAGAGCTGATCAAGATGACGCGCACAATGCTGCGCGATTCATGGCTGGCGCGGGGAGCCACCGATTCTGAGTTGAAGTGGATCGACTCAGTCATGGATCCCGATGTGCTCACCATCGGTTTCGCTCGGCGTGTTCCTTCATATAAGCGATTGACGCTGATGCTGCGCGACAAGGCACGGCTGCGCGCATTGCTCCTTGATGAGGAGCGCCCGATTCAAGTGGTCGTTGCGGGCAAGTCACACCCCGCCGATGAGGGCGGCAAGCGGCTGATCCAGGAGCTCGTGCAGTTTGCCGATGGGGAAGATGTCCGTCACCGCATTGTCTTCCTGCCGAACTACGACATGGCGATGGCAACGATCCTGTATCCAGGTTGTGATGTTTGGCTGAACAACCCGATTCGCCCGCTGGAGGCAAGCGGTACTTCAGGCATGAAGGCCGCCCTGAATGGCGCACTCAATCTCTCCATCTTGGACGGCTGGTGGGATGAGTGGTTTGACGGCCAAAACGGCTGGGCCATCCCGACCGCAGATGGTGTTGACGATGCCGATCGCCGTGACGATCTTGAAGCTGCCGGGCTCTATGACCTCATGGGTCGGGCGGTTGCGCCCACCTTCTATGAGAACAACGAATCAGGTCTGCCTGGTCGCTGGATCGGCATGGTTCGGCACACCTTGCGCACCCTTGGGCCCAAGGTGCTCGCCAGCCGCATGGTCAGCGACTACGTCAACAATCTGTATCTGCCAGCAGCCCATGCTGGTCGCGTGGCAAGTGCGAACGACTTCGAGGTAGCTCGTGAACTGTCGTACTGGAAGTCGCGCGTGCGTGCCGCATGGCCGTCAGCTCAGGTGGAGCACGTTGAAATTCAGGGGATCGGCGACATCGTGAATCTGGGCACTGAAGTTGAGATTCGCGCCAACATCGCGCTCGGGGATCTGACTCCTGACGATGTCATCGTGCAGGTCGTGCACGGTCGGGTTGATTCCAATGACCGCATCGTCCATCCGCAATCCCCAGTGATGACAGCGGCCGAGAGCTACGAGGGCAACCGATGGCTGTACACCTTGAATTTGGATCTCGATCAGAATGGCCCCTTCGGCTATACCGTCCGCATCCTTCCCTCACACCGAGGCCTGGCCTCGCCGTTGGAGATGGGCTTGCAGACGATGCCTATCGTGGTCGCCGAGATCGAGGTAGGCGAGCCGCCAGTGCAGTTCGCTGGCTGA